A single region of the Mercenaria mercenaria strain notata chromosome 6, MADL_Memer_1, whole genome shotgun sequence genome encodes:
- the LOC123549327 gene encoding hydroxylysine kinase-like isoform X2 → MYLCQTCTEKYSLQVLEMTEMEGYEDFNLMVRVHIKPESANDRAEKVYVLKISHFSTDRHTLELQNKMLIHLTKHGIMTCTPQKTSSGAYTELFTSQKDKKVYARLLDYVEGVTFEASGKPAYLLHPIGTLVGKVCNILQSFRFENYKPSSSPFDLHKALVVEEYIDKYLHGDTREMARQILHQYTTKIQPVLDKLQQGFIIADINSRNIIVKRLKDRNTPSDYVIAGVIDLGDACKSVYLYEIAVVIGELMSTSFCSINPLTVGKQLLAGIREHFEMTELELHLLKLCICVRLVQVHLIIENIIHTQDTHKNIPYFEKCRHNFLKVCKQLWLISDEDFTDIVINK, encoded by the exons ATGTATTTGTGTCAGACTTGTACAG aaaaatattctctCCAGGTCTTAGAAATGACAGAAATGGAGGGATATGAGGATTTTAATCTAATGGTTCGAGTCCACATCAAGCCGGAATCTGCAAATGATAGAGCTGAAAAGGTTTATGTGCTTAAAATTTCGCATTTTTCAACGGACAGACATACGCTGG aacttcagaataaaatgttgATCCACTTAACTAAACACGGAATTATGACATGTACACCACAGAAAACTTCCAGTGGTGCATACACAGAATTGTTCACATCACAGAAAG ataaaaaGGTTTACGCAAGACTGTTGGACTATGTTGAAGGCGTTACATTTGAGGCAAGTGGGAAGCCCGCGTACCTACTTCATCCTATCGGGACTTTAGTTGGCAAAGTCTGCAACATCCTCCAG TCTTTCAGATTTGAAAACTATAAACCTTCATCATCACCATTTGATCTGCACAAGGCTTTGGTTGTGGAAGAGTATATAGACAAATATTTACACGGAGATACAAGAGAAATGGCTCGACAGATATTACATCAATATACGACAAAAATCCAGCCAGTTTTGGACAAGTTGCAACAAG GCTTTATAATTGCTGATATAAACAGTAGAAATATCATTGTAAAACGACTCAAAGACAGAAACACACCCAGTGATTACGTCATAGCAGGAGTCATCGATCTCGGAGACGCTTGCAAAAGCGTTTACTTGTATGAGATTGCAGTTGTAATTGGCGAGTTGATGTCCACAAGCTTTTGCTCTATAAACCCGCTAACTGTTGGAAAACAACTGCTTGCAGGAATTAGAGAGCATTTTGAAATGACAGAGCTGGAGCTCCATTTACTGAAGTTATGTATTTGTGTCAGACTGGTACAAGTACATCTTATTATTGAAAACATTATTCATACTCAAGACACACACAAGAACATTCCGTACTTTGAAAAGTGTAGACATAACTTCCTAAAGGTGTGCAAACAATTGTGGCTGATTAGTGATGAAGATTTCACAGACATTGTGATAAATAAGTGA
- the LOC123549327 gene encoding hydroxylysine kinase-like isoform X1 → MNMKEYISENDIVVFISEKYSLQVLEMTEMEGYEDFNLMVRVHIKPESANDRAEKVYVLKISHFSTDRHTLELQNKMLIHLTKHGIMTCTPQKTSSGAYTELFTSQKDKKVYARLLDYVEGVTFEASGKPAYLLHPIGTLVGKVCNILQSFRFENYKPSSSPFDLHKALVVEEYIDKYLHGDTREMARQILHQYTTKIQPVLDKLQQGFIIADINSRNIIVKRLKDRNTPSDYVIAGVIDLGDACKSVYLYEIAVVIGELMSTSFCSINPLTVGKQLLAGIREHFEMTELELHLLKLCICVRLVQVHLIIENIIHTQDTHKNIPYFEKCRHNFLKVCKQLWLISDEDFTDIVINK, encoded by the exons ATGAACATGAAAGAATACAtaagtgaaaatgacattgtcgttttcatttcagaaaaatattctctCCAGGTCTTAGAAATGACAGAAATGGAGGGATATGAGGATTTTAATCTAATGGTTCGAGTCCACATCAAGCCGGAATCTGCAAATGATAGAGCTGAAAAGGTTTATGTGCTTAAAATTTCGCATTTTTCAACGGACAGACATACGCTGG aacttcagaataaaatgttgATCCACTTAACTAAACACGGAATTATGACATGTACACCACAGAAAACTTCCAGTGGTGCATACACAGAATTGTTCACATCACAGAAAG ataaaaaGGTTTACGCAAGACTGTTGGACTATGTTGAAGGCGTTACATTTGAGGCAAGTGGGAAGCCCGCGTACCTACTTCATCCTATCGGGACTTTAGTTGGCAAAGTCTGCAACATCCTCCAG TCTTTCAGATTTGAAAACTATAAACCTTCATCATCACCATTTGATCTGCACAAGGCTTTGGTTGTGGAAGAGTATATAGACAAATATTTACACGGAGATACAAGAGAAATGGCTCGACAGATATTACATCAATATACGACAAAAATCCAGCCAGTTTTGGACAAGTTGCAACAAG GCTTTATAATTGCTGATATAAACAGTAGAAATATCATTGTAAAACGACTCAAAGACAGAAACACACCCAGTGATTACGTCATAGCAGGAGTCATCGATCTCGGAGACGCTTGCAAAAGCGTTTACTTGTATGAGATTGCAGTTGTAATTGGCGAGTTGATGTCCACAAGCTTTTGCTCTATAAACCCGCTAACTGTTGGAAAACAACTGCTTGCAGGAATTAGAGAGCATTTTGAAATGACAGAGCTGGAGCTCCATTTACTGAAGTTATGTATTTGTGTCAGACTGGTACAAGTACATCTTATTATTGAAAACATTATTCATACTCAAGACACACACAAGAACATTCCGTACTTTGAAAAGTGTAGACATAACTTCCTAAAGGTGTGCAAACAATTGTGGCTGATTAGTGATGAAGATTTCACAGACATTGTGATAAATAAGTGA
- the LOC123549327 gene encoding hydroxylysine kinase-like isoform X3 produces MNMKEYISENDIVVFISEKYSLQVLEMTEMEGYEDFNLMVRVHIKPESANDRAEKVYVLKISHFSTDRHTLDKKVYARLLDYVEGVTFEASGKPAYLLHPIGTLVGKVCNILQSFRFENYKPSSSPFDLHKALVVEEYIDKYLHGDTREMARQILHQYTTKIQPVLDKLQQGFIIADINSRNIIVKRLKDRNTPSDYVIAGVIDLGDACKSVYLYEIAVVIGELMSTSFCSINPLTVGKQLLAGIREHFEMTELELHLLKLCICVRLVQVHLIIENIIHTQDTHKNIPYFEKCRHNFLKVCKQLWLISDEDFTDIVINK; encoded by the exons ATGAACATGAAAGAATACAtaagtgaaaatgacattgtcgttttcatttcagaaaaatattctctCCAGGTCTTAGAAATGACAGAAATGGAGGGATATGAGGATTTTAATCTAATGGTTCGAGTCCACATCAAGCCGGAATCTGCAAATGATAGAGCTGAAAAGGTTTATGTGCTTAAAATTTCGCATTTTTCAACGGACAGACATACGCTGG ataaaaaGGTTTACGCAAGACTGTTGGACTATGTTGAAGGCGTTACATTTGAGGCAAGTGGGAAGCCCGCGTACCTACTTCATCCTATCGGGACTTTAGTTGGCAAAGTCTGCAACATCCTCCAG TCTTTCAGATTTGAAAACTATAAACCTTCATCATCACCATTTGATCTGCACAAGGCTTTGGTTGTGGAAGAGTATATAGACAAATATTTACACGGAGATACAAGAGAAATGGCTCGACAGATATTACATCAATATACGACAAAAATCCAGCCAGTTTTGGACAAGTTGCAACAAG GCTTTATAATTGCTGATATAAACAGTAGAAATATCATTGTAAAACGACTCAAAGACAGAAACACACCCAGTGATTACGTCATAGCAGGAGTCATCGATCTCGGAGACGCTTGCAAAAGCGTTTACTTGTATGAGATTGCAGTTGTAATTGGCGAGTTGATGTCCACAAGCTTTTGCTCTATAAACCCGCTAACTGTTGGAAAACAACTGCTTGCAGGAATTAGAGAGCATTTTGAAATGACAGAGCTGGAGCTCCATTTACTGAAGTTATGTATTTGTGTCAGACTGGTACAAGTACATCTTATTATTGAAAACATTATTCATACTCAAGACACACACAAGAACATTCCGTACTTTGAAAAGTGTAGACATAACTTCCTAAAGGTGTGCAAACAATTGTGGCTGATTAGTGATGAAGATTTCACAGACATTGTGATAAATAAGTGA
- the LOC123550240 gene encoding hydroxylysine kinase-like: MVSVNHEVIRSLMCDKYNKKVLNIKQLDGYVDLNYKLEIVDGNSDRTSGYETVILKLISDSIETINLQHKIMVYLNDKGVDTCRPVHTVEGKSTCKVGVRTDQCKDSVSEELACVLTYIPGITVRCAGHPAGLMEEFGRFAGRVDKLLLHFEQDNLQYTDTIWELSQTSKLEALIEKYCTKDVKELGMNIISGFRKDILPVLASFQKGYIHGDLNDCNFIVTQTTTDADKYTISGLIDYGDVCVSFYIYEIAALMADMMSVCRKKQHPLEVGKLILMGFMQEFELNSVELKCLRLVICVRMVQFYVFGAEIIENDPSNEYAKLDRDDYLEMCKYLWEIGDERFKHEVLDEKMVK; this comes from the exons ATGGTGTCTGTAAATCATGAAGTTATCAGATCGCTTATGTGTGACAAGTAcaataaaaaggttttaaatatAAAGCAACTTGATGGATACGTAGATCTTAATTACAAATTAGAAATTGTAGATGGGAATTCGGATAGAACTTCTGGATATGAAACTGTGATACTGAAACTAATATCAGACAGCATCGAAACAATAA atttacagcacaAAATAATGGTCTATCTTAATGATAAAGGCGTTGATACATGCAGACCAGTGCATACAGTTGAAGGGAAAAGCACTTGTAAAGTTGGTGTGCGTACAGATCAGTGTAAAG ATTCCGTAAGTGAAGAGCTAGCCTGTGTCCTAACATACATACCTGGCATAACAGTGCGATGTGCGGGCCATCCAGCTGGTTTGATGGAGGAGTTTGGGCGGTTTGCAGGAAGGGTAGACAAACTATTGctg cacTTCGAACAAGACAATCTTCAATACACAGACACAATATGGGAACTGTCTCAAACATCGAAATTAGAAGCACTGATAGAGAAATACTGCACCAAAGATGTTAAAGAACTTGGGATGAATATTATCAGTGGGTTCAGGAAGGATATCTTGCCAGTTCTTGCTTCATTCCAAAAAG GGTATATACATGGAGACTTAAATGACTGCAATTTTATTGTTACACAAACTACCACAGACGCTGACAAATATACCATTTCCGGGTTGATCGATTACGGAGACGTTTGTGTAAGCTTCTACATATACGAGATCGCCGCATTAATGGCGGACATGATGTCTGTATGCCGAAAGAAGCAACACCCTTTAGAAGTAGGGAAACTTATACTCATGGGTTTCATGCAGGAATTTGAGCTGAATTCAGTGGAACTAAAATGTCTTCGGCTTGTTATATGTGTGAGAATGGTCCAGTTCTATGTTTTTGGTGCCGAGATCATAGAAAATGACCCTAGTAATGAATATGCCAAGCTAGATAGAGACGATTACCTTGAAATGTGTAAATACTTGTGGGAAATAGGCGACGAACGATTTAAACATGAAGTTCTGGATGAAAAAATGGTTAAGTAA